The nucleotide window CGCCTTCTGGAGGGCGTAGCCGTACTCCCCCGCCAGAATCAGCTCCTCCTCCTTAGTCAGGTACATGACACCACCTTTCACATAATGAGCGTCCCCTTTTATAAGCCCTCCCTTCCATTTTTGAAAGTCAGTACATGGATATTGACCAACAGAAACAGTTATTTGATGTTTGATAATAATACTAATGCCCACTCTCAGGAGGGACCTGTGATGGGAGCTGTGGAGAAGGGTGCAGTAGTGTTGTTATTTTTGGTACTATTTGGGATGGGTGCGACCCCAGTAACCGGGACAATAGCGGGGCCCACCTATGACGTTGTGTTATCGGACAATGGCCCAACGTTCTACGACAACACAGTGGTCGGCGAATGGCCCAACTACTATCCCTTCGAGATGAAGGGCAGGGTGGAGTCCTACTCGACCTCCTGGTACTCAGGCTCGGGAGCTTCCCACATTGCAGTGATTGTGCTCGGGACATACGACCTCGACTATGCCTCGGCGAAGCTCACAAACACCGCAGGGTATTCCCTGTACAGGACGTATTCTTCGGCCACGTTCACGGCGAACTTCTACTACCCGTTCCTGGACGACGCCGACGGCGGACCGAGCTCCACCCTCACGATGAGGTGGCACTACAAATTCCTCGGAGGAGGGGGATACTGAGGAGGGATGGATATGAGGAAGTATCTGGTTCCTATACTCGCGCTGGTGATCCTTGGGGGAGTGTTGAGCACGGCCTACGCCCTTTCCCAGCCGCCGGCACAGAAGACGCTTGTGGTAGCTCTGGAGAACATGAAAACGTACCGTTTTACCCGTGAGATCAACTTCAACCAGTACAGGGTCTATGTAGTTGATAACGGAGATTCAAGGAGCATCAGGAAACAGTTTCTGTACACCGGCAGAATGATGGCGACGGGTAGCGTGGATCTTACCTCGGGTAGAGTCCAGGAGCACGAGGAATTTTACATAAACGGCTCACTTGCCATGGAGGGAGACGCGCTCGTTGACCTCAACACGGGGAAGATCTCGGGAACCGTGACCCTGGCGGATGGAACGAGCATGGACATAGTAACCTTCTGGGAGAAGTACTATGGTATCAGCCAGGAGCAGGCGCTTGAGGCGATTAAAGCGAGCCTTCCCACCCTGCTACTTCGTAATGTCGCCGTTAACTCCGGAAACGTCCAGATAGTCAGTGACTCCCCATCCCTGATGGACAGGATCCTGATGGGTCTCGGGCTGAAGGAGAAGCTCTTCAAGTACCGCATTCAGGTCGGAAGCGGAAAGGAGTGGCAGGTGCTTGTAACGTCCAGGGGCGTCCCGGTGGAGTTCGAGTACACGGACCCAGACGCCCATATGGTGATTCACATTACGCCGAAGGAGTAACCCGGTCTGGCCTTTTTTATTTTTGCCTGTCTCTGGGAGCATCCGCAAAATTTATAAACCCTCCACGGTTCACTAACTAACGGGTCGAGCAGCGGGGTGGGGCAGCTAGGAGTGCCCGCCGGGCTCATAACCCGGAGGTCGGAAGTTCAAATCTTCCCCCCGCTACCAGCTTATTTTGTGCATTGCTGTTCTTGTATGGTGCTTGGTGTTTCTTTTTAGTCATTTGGACTCTTGAACCCACATCATCGAAGGGCGAAATATTTTTATAATTCCGTTGTTACTGCTATAGATAGTCATGCGGCGAATTAAGGACCTCCATATTGATGAACTTCATGAGGTCGTAGAACGTGTGAAGGTACTGCGTTCTGAGGGACACAGCTATGGGAGAATTGTCGGAATGATTTCTGACGAATACAATGTCCGACTCTCAAAGGCAGCTGTGATTCGTTGGTCTAAAGGTACGCATAGCCCATTTAACAGAATTAGAGCCATTTCCATGGAACCCTCCCCCGAGCTTTCCTACATAATCGGTGTTTACCTGGGAGATGGTAGCATCCACATGAAGGGCAACGGACGGTACGTGGTTAAACTTAAGGTCATTGACCGGGAATTTGCGGAGGCGTTTGCTAACGCTTTAGACAAACTCGGGATTAGGGCCACGATGGGATTTGAAAGGGACTCAACCCGCGTGGATAGATTTTACGTGGAAGGGAGCAATAAGACCCTATTTCAGCTCCTGAGTGGCCCTAGGGAGAGGCTGTTTTCTCTGGCCGGCGAATATCCTGCGGAATTCCTCAGGGGGTTCTTTGATAGTGAGGGGTTCCCTACAATATCCGCTGGAAAGACCTTTACAGTGCAGGTTGCCGCAGTCAACTCGGATCTGGTGGTTTTGGAGTTCGTTAGAAAGCTGTTGGAAGCACTTGGAATGATCTCCAAAATATCCAGACTGTATTCAAAAGGGCATAGAGTCGTTATCCGCGGTGGGGAGTACTCATCAAACGTTGATATGTTCATCCTACGGATTTCCCGCTTTGGTGACGTCATGCGGTTTGCCAAAGAGATTGGTTTCACTGCGGGGAGAAAAGAAGCAAAACTCAGGCGAGCGATTGAATTAAAACTTGATTATCCAAACAGGAAGGCCGTAAGTCTCTGGCATGAGGAGTATGAGAAGGGAAGCAGGGGATACGTCATAAGGGCAAACCTTTTTAAACCTCCCCTCAATTCCCAACGCGAAGGGGCGGCTGGCGGGAGCTGGCCGTCACCGGGAGGTGTATGGTATGGCAAGGATACACGCGAGAAAGAGGGGTAAGTCTGGTTCTAAGAGGCCACCGAGGACCGCTCCGCCGACCTGGGTTGAGTACACGGCGGAGGAGGTTGAGGGACTCGTTATCAAGCTCAGGAAGGAAGGCTACAGCGCGGCAATGATAGGAACCATCCTCAGGGACCAGTACGGAATCCCGAGCGTCAAGCTCGTCACCGGCAAGAAGATAACCAAGATCCTTGAGGAGAACGGCCTCGCGCCGAACATCCCGGAGGACCTCATGGCTCTCATCAGGAAGGCGGTTAAGCTCAGGAAGCACCTCGAGATGCACCCGAAGGACAAGCACTCAAGGCGCGGTCTCCAGCTCACCGAGAGCAAGATCAGGCGCCTCGTCAAGTACTACCGCAGGACCGGCAAGCTTCCGGCCAAGTGGCGCTACGATCCGGAGCAGGCCAAGCTCCTGGTCCGCTGATCCTTTCCTTCTTCTTAAACCTGCGGTGGTGAACCTGCCGTGGATAGAGGGGCGTTTTTGGAGCGGGCCAGGGAAGGCGCCGAACTGATCAAGATGCACATTGAGTTAGGGCACACCATCCGCATAGTCTCCCACCGCGACGCTGACGGCATAACCGCCGGGGCGATTCTGGCGAGGGCTGTTGCACGCGAGGGCGGAACCTTCCAGCTCAGCATCGTCAAACAGGTGAGCGAG belongs to Thermococcus camini and includes:
- a CDS encoding LAGLIDADG family homing endonuclease; translation: MRRIKDLHIDELHEVVERVKVLRSEGHSYGRIVGMISDEYNVRLSKAAVIRWSKGTHSPFNRIRAISMEPSPELSYIIGVYLGDGSIHMKGNGRYVVKLKVIDREFAEAFANALDKLGIRATMGFERDSTRVDRFYVEGSNKTLFQLLSGPRERLFSLAGEYPAEFLRGFFDSEGFPTISAGKTFTVQVAAVNSDLVVLEFVRKLLEALGMISKISRLYSKGHRVVIRGGEYSSNVDMFILRISRFGDVMRFAKEIGFTAGRKEAKLRRAIELKLDYPNRKAVSLWHEEYEKGSRGYVIRANLFKPPLNSQREGAAGGSWPSPGGVWYGKDTREKEG
- a CDS encoding 30S ribosomal protein S15, translating into MARIHARKRGKSGSKRPPRTAPPTWVEYTAEEVEGLVIKLRKEGYSAAMIGTILRDQYGIPSVKLVTGKKITKILEENGLAPNIPEDLMALIRKAVKLRKHLEMHPKDKHSRRGLQLTESKIRRLVKYYRRTGKLPAKWRYDPEQAKLLVR